From a single Nocardioides panacis genomic region:
- a CDS encoding NAD(P)/FAD-dependent oxidoreductase, with the protein MANVSTPSSDRHQVVVIGSGFGGLFGTKALKNADVDVTMVAKTTHHLFQPLLYQVATGILSEGEIAPPTREVLSGQKNARVILGEVTDIDLAARTVTSKVLNRVTVTPYDSLLVAAGAGQSYFGNDQFAEFAPGMKSIDDALELRGRIFGAFELAEISDSEEEIERLLTFVVVGAGPTGVEMAGQIAELAHRTLRHDFRRINTRAAKVILLDAAPQVLPPFGAKLGEKTKVALEKLGVEVQLGAMVVDVDEWGIDVQDKDGTRRRIEATTKVWAAGVQASPLGKLLAEQSGAPVDRAGRIGVNPDLTLPGHPEVFVVGDMISLDHLPGVAQVAIQGAKYAAKEIKARLSDGQAPQEPFKYFDKGSMATISRFRAVALVGRIRITGFVAWLMWLAVHLVYMTGFKNRVGALAHWAVSFLGRGRSERTATEQQIFARAALQRLKGGASDLVSSPGDYEATQNLLEASRRAELEAQAAEEARLTDSGERGVHHEETAPAH; encoded by the coding sequence ATGGCGAACGTCAGCACCCCCAGCAGCGACCGTCACCAGGTGGTGGTGATCGGGTCCGGCTTCGGCGGGCTGTTCGGCACGAAGGCGCTGAAGAACGCCGACGTCGACGTGACCATGGTGGCCAAGACCACGCACCACCTCTTCCAGCCGCTGCTCTACCAGGTGGCGACCGGCATCCTCTCCGAGGGCGAGATCGCCCCGCCGACCCGGGAGGTGCTCTCCGGGCAGAAGAACGCCCGGGTGATCCTGGGCGAGGTCACCGACATCGACCTCGCCGCGCGCACGGTCACCTCGAAGGTGCTGAACCGGGTCACCGTGACGCCGTACGACTCGCTGCTGGTGGCGGCCGGGGCCGGCCAGTCCTACTTCGGCAACGACCAGTTCGCCGAGTTCGCCCCGGGCATGAAGAGCATCGACGACGCCCTTGAGCTGCGCGGTCGGATCTTCGGCGCGTTCGAGCTCGCCGAGATCTCCGACAGCGAGGAGGAGATCGAGCGGCTGCTCACCTTCGTCGTGGTCGGCGCGGGCCCGACCGGCGTGGAGATGGCCGGCCAGATCGCCGAGCTCGCGCACCGCACGCTGCGCCACGACTTCCGGCGGATCAACACCCGCGCCGCCAAGGTCATCCTGCTCGACGCCGCGCCGCAGGTGCTGCCGCCGTTCGGCGCGAAGCTCGGCGAGAAGACCAAGGTCGCCCTGGAGAAGCTCGGCGTCGAGGTCCAGCTCGGCGCCATGGTCGTCGACGTGGACGAGTGGGGCATCGACGTCCAGGACAAGGACGGCACCCGCCGGCGCATCGAGGCGACCACCAAGGTGTGGGCCGCGGGCGTGCAGGCCAGCCCGCTCGGCAAGCTGCTCGCCGAGCAGTCCGGCGCCCCGGTCGACCGGGCCGGCCGGATCGGCGTGAACCCCGACCTGACGCTGCCGGGGCACCCGGAGGTCTTCGTGGTCGGCGACATGATCAGCCTCGACCACCTTCCCGGCGTCGCCCAGGTGGCGATCCAGGGCGCGAAGTACGCCGCCAAGGAGATCAAGGCCCGGCTCTCGGACGGGCAGGCGCCCCAGGAGCCGTTCAAGTACTTCGACAAGGGCAGCATGGCGACGATCTCGCGGTTCCGCGCGGTCGCGCTGGTGGGCAGGATCCGGATCACTGGCTTCGTCGCCTGGCTGATGTGGCTCGCCGTCCACCTCGTCTACATGACCGGGTTCAAGAACCGGGTCGGCGCGCTGGCGCACTGGGCGGTCAGCTTCCTCGGCCGCGGCCGCTCGGAGCGGACCGCGACCGAGCAGCAGATCTTCGCCCGCGCCGCGCTGCAGCGGCTCAAGGGTGGTGCCTCCGACCTGGTCAGCAGCCCGGGCGACTACGAGGCGACCCAGAACCTCCTGGAGGCGTCCCGCCGCGCGGAACTCGAGGCGCAGGCCGCTGAGGAGGCCCGGCTCACCGACTCCGGCGAGCGGGGCGTCCACCACGAGGAGACCGCCCCCGCCCACTGA
- a CDS encoding DUF5709 domain-containing protein — protein sequence MSENSGENETYNDYSVDDEDQPQGDGDSLVSDRGLTEPLDEGYSPPEKWSVAEGFGNTPYEEEVGETLDQRIAQEEPEPDPYAEAELDREDVGGEVGTERAGRLVDEDEGLGPDVDSEMIGEDVGIDGAGASAEEAAVHVIED from the coding sequence ATGAGCGAGAACAGCGGCGAGAACGAGACCTACAACGACTACAGCGTCGACGACGAGGACCAGCCGCAGGGCGACGGCGACAGCCTGGTCAGCGACCGGGGCCTCACCGAGCCCCTCGACGAGGGCTACTCACCGCCCGAGAAGTGGTCGGTGGCCGAGGGCTTCGGCAACACGCCCTACGAGGAGGAGGTCGGCGAGACGCTCGACCAGCGCATCGCGCAGGAGGAGCCCGAGCCGGACCCCTACGCCGAGGCGGAGCTGGACCGCGAGGACGTCGGCGGCGAGGTCGGCACCGAGCGCGCCGGCCGGCTGGTCGACGAGGACGAGGGCCTCGGCCCGGACGTGGACTCCGAGATGATCGGCGAGGACGTCGGCATCGACGGCGCCGGCGCGAGCGCCGAAGAGGCCGCGGTCCACGTCATCGAGGACTGA
- a CDS encoding glutamate--cysteine ligase has translation MTIEYAASAGPTLGVEWEFALVDKSTRDLSNNASQLFDRVRESLGEQPQLHKELLRNTVEVVTGITRSVPEAMEDLASTLRLVRPVADELGVDLYSAGTHPFAQWSSQLLTPGARYEELIERTQWWGRQMLIWGVHVHVGVQHRDHVMPVVSSLLNYFPHLQALSASSPMWSGTDTGYASNRAMMFQQLPTAGLPFQFETWEEYESFVEDHFRTGVIDYLNDIRWDVRPSPKLGTVEVRICDGVSNLRELAALTALTHCLVVDLTDRLSAGETLPTMPPWHVQENKWRSARYGLDAVIILDAAANERLVTDDLADLLTRLEPVAARLGCADELRSVDEITRAGASYQRMRRVAAETGGDLVAVVDSVVRELDLS, from the coding sequence GTGACCATCGAGTACGCCGCATCGGCCGGGCCGACGCTGGGCGTCGAGTGGGAGTTCGCTCTGGTCGACAAGTCCACGCGCGACCTGTCCAACAACGCCAGCCAGCTGTTCGACCGGGTCCGCGAGTCCCTGGGCGAGCAGCCCCAGCTGCACAAGGAGCTGCTCCGCAACACCGTCGAGGTGGTCACCGGGATCACCCGGTCGGTGCCCGAGGCGATGGAGGACCTGGCCTCGACGCTGCGGCTGGTGCGGCCGGTCGCCGACGAGCTGGGCGTCGACCTGTACTCCGCGGGCACCCACCCGTTCGCACAGTGGTCGAGCCAGCTGCTCACCCCCGGCGCCCGCTACGAGGAGCTGATCGAGCGGACCCAGTGGTGGGGCCGGCAGATGCTGATCTGGGGGGTGCACGTGCACGTCGGCGTCCAGCACCGCGACCACGTGATGCCGGTGGTGTCCTCGCTGCTCAACTACTTCCCGCACCTGCAGGCGCTCTCCGCCTCCTCCCCCATGTGGTCGGGGACCGACACCGGCTACGCGAGCAACCGGGCGATGATGTTCCAGCAGCTCCCGACTGCCGGGCTGCCCTTCCAGTTCGAGACGTGGGAGGAGTACGAGTCGTTCGTCGAGGACCACTTCCGGACCGGGGTGATCGACTACCTCAACGACATCCGGTGGGACGTGCGGCCCTCCCCGAAGCTCGGCACCGTCGAGGTCCGGATCTGCGACGGCGTCTCCAACCTCCGCGAGCTGGCCGCGCTGACCGCGCTCACGCACTGCCTGGTCGTCGACCTGACCGACCGGCTCTCGGCCGGCGAGACGCTGCCCACGATGCCGCCCTGGCACGTCCAGGAGAACAAGTGGCGGTCCGCGCGCTACGGCCTCGACGCGGTGATCATCCTGGACGCCGCCGCGAACGAGCGGCTGGTCACCGACGACCTCGCCGACCTGCTCACCCGGCTCGAGCCCGTCGCGGCCCGGCTCGGCTGCGCGGACGAGCTGCGCTCGGTCGACGAGATCACCCGGGCCGGGGCGTCGTACCAGCGGATGCGGCGGGTGGCGGCCGAGACCGGCGGCGACCTCGTCGCGGTGGTCGACTCCGTGGTCCGCGAGCTCGACCTCTCCTGA
- a CDS encoding DNA-methyltransferase, translating to MIDLATSADVVVHGDNAAVLAKLPDESFQLVYIDPPFNTGGRRDRRTLRTVQDGSGEEAGGDRTGFGGRRYRSEETGRMSYPDTFTDYAGFLAPRLEEARRLLTESGTLYVHLDQRESHYCKVLLDQIFGRDCFLNEIIWAYDFGGRGKTRWPAKHDTILVYVKRRGAHLFDQDQIERVPYLAPGLVGPEKALRGKLPTDVWWHTIVPTGGKEKTGYPTQKPEGVLRRVLQPSSRPGDWVLDFFAGSGTTGAVAAAMGRRFVLVDENPEAVEVMRARLPAGTTYLDAEGGPLPGA from the coding sequence GTGATCGATCTCGCGACCTCCGCCGACGTGGTGGTCCACGGCGACAACGCCGCGGTGCTGGCCAAGCTCCCGGACGAGTCGTTCCAGCTCGTCTACATCGACCCGCCGTTCAACACGGGTGGCCGACGGGACCGCCGTACCCTCCGGACGGTGCAGGACGGCAGCGGCGAGGAGGCCGGCGGCGACCGCACCGGCTTCGGCGGCCGGCGCTACCGCAGCGAGGAGACCGGGCGGATGTCCTACCCGGACACCTTCACCGACTACGCCGGCTTCCTGGCGCCGCGGCTGGAGGAGGCCCGGCGGCTGCTCACCGAGTCCGGCACGCTCTACGTGCACCTCGACCAGCGCGAGTCGCACTACTGCAAGGTGCTGCTCGACCAGATCTTCGGGCGGGACTGCTTCCTCAACGAGATCATCTGGGCCTACGACTTCGGCGGCCGCGGCAAGACCCGGTGGCCCGCCAAGCACGACACGATCCTGGTCTACGTCAAGCGCCGGGGCGCGCACCTGTTCGACCAGGACCAGATCGAGCGGGTGCCCTACCTCGCCCCCGGGCTGGTCGGGCCCGAGAAGGCGCTCCGCGGCAAGCTGCCGACCGACGTGTGGTGGCACACGATCGTGCCCACCGGCGGCAAGGAGAAGACCGGCTACCCGACCCAGAAGCCGGAGGGCGTGCTGCGCCGGGTGCTGCAGCCGTCGTCGCGGCCGGGGGACTGGGTGCTGGACTTCTTCGCCGGCAGCGGTACGACGGGCGCGGTGGCCGCCGCAATGGGCCGCCGGTTCGTGCTGGTCGACGAGAACCCGGAGGCGGTCGAGGTGATGCGGGCCCGGCTGCCGGCCGGCACCACCTACCTCGACGCCGAGGGCGGCCCGCTCCCCGGAGCCTGA
- a CDS encoding EAL domain-containing protein gives MTGSETGASTGLVSPPDLPPEVLAAVAPHLARVVDDFYARLALRPELKAVVGRLTPDEFDHLRHRQALHLRHLLTPRLDADDLRGRAREVGRIHAMTGVELDWYVDGMTENRHGVWQAIVEHCPGLDLIAVHEVVVERFLADLHGAMLGYRDLDEVENRVLLEVLDVCAEAATVPDLSRGLVTALAGLDGVVACLFARADDAGRMETEAGAGSGLATFLAEAAREEWAPVSTSERLSSGQGPIGRAWRSGMVERSDSLSTDASARPWRALAARIGWRSSAAVPLVDPSGRTRALVSLQSGWTGAFGARGRATLLQQVKQVAERALTDLEERPTTASGVRAFAQRAGHLALLEAGAVEMLFQPVVSLPSGRLVKLEALARLRDAGARVSPAEFLPSFGDGELFTLFEVGLRESLRALREWQDAGLVTGVSVNLPVAAVTDDGYAKVVADLLATYDVCPERLTLELLETGALDRQTPGRPLSLDHFRDLGVRLAQDDLGSGYSSLLRLQHFDFDEAKIDQSLVRGTDLAPGTALHFIRPMTDIAHSLGIHVVIEGLEHVGLIDAAVQLGVDAGQGYGIARPMPASEVVAWAAGFRISVDPVVPSTPMGALAGHVAWEHRMTATGGRYAGDDRLDLAGCPLTAYTRADGADVTRAHEAVHAAAVGQRGSFLHRTAWERLIALVAPR, from the coding sequence GTGACGGGGAGCGAAACCGGCGCGAGCACGGGGCTGGTCTCGCCTCCCGACCTCCCGCCCGAGGTGCTGGCTGCGGTCGCGCCGCACCTCGCGCGCGTCGTGGACGACTTCTACGCACGCCTCGCGCTGCGGCCCGAGCTCAAGGCGGTCGTCGGGCGGCTGACCCCCGACGAGTTCGACCACCTGCGGCACCGTCAGGCCCTGCACCTGCGGCACCTGCTCACCCCCCGGCTGGACGCCGACGACCTGCGCGGCCGGGCCCGCGAGGTCGGCCGGATCCACGCCATGACCGGCGTCGAGCTCGACTGGTACGTCGACGGGATGACCGAGAACCGGCACGGCGTCTGGCAGGCGATCGTCGAGCACTGCCCCGGCCTCGACCTGATCGCGGTGCACGAGGTGGTCGTCGAGCGGTTCCTGGCGGACCTGCACGGCGCGATGCTGGGGTACCGCGACCTCGACGAGGTCGAGAACCGGGTGCTCCTCGAGGTGCTCGACGTGTGCGCCGAGGCGGCCACCGTCCCGGACCTGTCCCGCGGTCTGGTCACCGCGCTGGCCGGGCTCGACGGCGTGGTGGCCTGCCTGTTCGCGCGCGCCGACGACGCCGGCCGGATGGAGACCGAGGCCGGCGCGGGCAGCGGGCTGGCGACCTTCCTGGCCGAGGCCGCCCGCGAGGAGTGGGCGCCGGTCTCCACCAGCGAGCGGCTCTCCTCCGGACAGGGGCCGATCGGGCGGGCGTGGCGGTCGGGGATGGTGGAGCGCAGCGACTCGTTGTCGACCGACGCCTCGGCGCGGCCCTGGCGGGCGCTGGCCGCCCGGATCGGCTGGCGCTCCAGCGCCGCCGTGCCGCTCGTCGACCCGAGCGGGCGGACCCGCGCATTGGTCTCCCTGCAGTCCGGCTGGACCGGCGCCTTCGGCGCACGCGGCCGGGCGACCCTGCTGCAGCAGGTCAAGCAGGTCGCGGAGCGGGCCCTGACCGACCTGGAGGAGCGGCCGACGACGGCCAGCGGGGTGCGCGCGTTCGCCCAGCGGGCCGGCCACCTGGCGCTGCTGGAGGCCGGTGCGGTCGAGATGCTGTTCCAGCCGGTGGTCAGCCTGCCGTCCGGGCGGCTGGTCAAGCTCGAGGCGCTGGCCAGGCTGCGCGACGCCGGGGCGCGGGTCAGCCCGGCCGAGTTCCTGCCGTCCTTCGGTGACGGCGAGCTGTTCACGCTGTTCGAGGTCGGCCTGCGCGAGTCCCTGAGGGCGCTGCGGGAGTGGCAGGACGCCGGCCTGGTCACCGGGGTCTCGGTGAACCTGCCGGTCGCCGCGGTGACCGACGACGGCTACGCCAAGGTGGTGGCGGACCTGCTCGCGACGTACGACGTGTGTCCGGAACGCCTCACGCTCGAGCTGCTGGAGACCGGCGCGCTGGACCGGCAGACGCCGGGCCGGCCGCTGTCCCTGGACCACTTCCGGGACCTCGGGGTGCGGTTGGCCCAGGACGACCTCGGCTCCGGGTACAGCTCGCTGCTGCGGCTCCAGCACTTCGACTTCGACGAGGCCAAGATCGACCAGAGCCTGGTCCGCGGCACCGACCTGGCGCCCGGGACCGCGCTGCACTTCATCCGGCCGATGACCGACATCGCGCACAGCCTCGGGATCCACGTGGTGATCGAGGGGCTGGAGCACGTCGGCCTCATCGACGCGGCCGTCCAGCTCGGCGTCGACGCCGGGCAGGGGTACGGCATCGCCCGGCCGATGCCCGCCTCGGAGGTGGTCGCCTGGGCGGCCGGCTTCCGGATCTCCGTCGACCCCGTCGTGCCGAGCACCCCGATGGGCGCGCTGGCCGGGCACGTCGCGTGGGAGCACCGGATGACCGCGACCGGCGGCCGCTACGCCGGCGACGACCGGCTCGACCTGGCCGGCTGCCCGCTCACCGCCTACACGCGCGCGGACGGCGCGGACGTCACGCGGGCGCACGAGGCGGTGCACGCCGCGGCGGTCGGGCAGCGCGGGAGCTTCCTGCACCGCACCGCCTGGGAGCGGCTGATCGCCCTCGTCGCCCCCCGATAG
- a CDS encoding NAD(P)H-binding protein: MRILVAGATGYIGSRMVPELLRRGHDVVAASSSVPAPERFAWGDAVDFVRMDATDAAQVAAATAGVDAVCFLVHGLSSRSFRDRDRVAAETVRDAVDAQRVGRVVYLSGLVPEVPEDELSPHIASRLEVERILLGSTAKTLSMRAGVVIGAGSTSFEIVRQTASGLLVQPVPLWMRSRVQPIGVADVLRAIADALEGDAVGDVDVGGPDVISYPDLLALYADVAGLTRLQVPALLAPVTAVSLGAGLVSAAPYWTAAALVRSLRHDMVCRPGQPDPDKVDLTDALPLREAMQEAVLADGPGGRASGRESSDPSWVRSSWAERAVVATRLPGSMLLSSAMHVADHRLRGLRALLPGQR; the protein is encoded by the coding sequence ATGCGCATCCTCGTCGCCGGCGCCACCGGCTACATCGGCTCCCGGATGGTCCCCGAGCTGCTCCGGCGCGGGCACGACGTGGTCGCCGCGTCGTCCTCGGTCCCGGCCCCCGAGCGGTTCGCCTGGGGGGACGCCGTGGACTTCGTGCGGATGGACGCCACGGACGCCGCGCAGGTCGCGGCCGCCACGGCGGGCGTCGACGCGGTCTGCTTCCTGGTGCACGGCCTGTCCAGCCGCAGCTTCCGCGACCGGGACCGGGTCGCCGCCGAGACCGTGCGCGACGCCGTGGACGCCCAGCGCGTCGGCCGGGTCGTGTACCTCTCCGGGCTGGTGCCCGAGGTCCCCGAGGACGAGCTCTCCCCGCACATCGCGTCCCGCCTCGAGGTCGAGCGGATCCTGCTGGGCAGCACCGCGAAGACCCTGTCGATGCGGGCGGGCGTCGTGATCGGGGCCGGGTCCACGTCCTTCGAGATCGTCCGGCAGACCGCCTCCGGGCTGCTGGTGCAGCCGGTGCCGCTGTGGATGCGCTCGCGGGTGCAGCCGATCGGGGTGGCCGACGTGCTGCGCGCGATCGCCGACGCCCTCGAGGGCGACGCCGTCGGGGACGTCGACGTCGGCGGCCCGGACGTGATCAGCTACCCCGACCTGCTGGCGCTGTACGCCGACGTGGCCGGCCTGACCCGGCTGCAGGTGCCGGCGCTCCTCGCCCCCGTGACCGCGGTGTCCCTCGGGGCCGGGCTGGTCTCCGCGGCGCCGTACTGGACGGCGGCCGCGCTGGTCCGCAGCCTCCGGCACGACATGGTCTGCCGGCCCGGCCAGCCGGACCCGGACAAGGTCGACCTCACCGACGCGCTGCCGCTGCGCGAGGCGATGCAGGAGGCGGTGCTCGCCGACGGGCCCGGGGGGCGCGCCTCCGGCCGGGAGAGCAGCGACCCGTCCTGGGTCCGCTCCTCGTGGGCCGAGCGCGCCGTCGTCGCCACCCGGCTGCCCGGGTCGATGCTGCTCAGCTCCGCGATGCACGTCGCGGACCATCGCCTCCGCGGCCTGCGGGCCCTCCTCCCCGGCCAGCGGTGA
- a CDS encoding PaaI family thioesterase: protein MTTTPEEARRERTTTWEDPSISAARLGRDSGLAMLEAVRDGRLPAAPIATTVGFDLDHVEEGRVVFSLEPAEHHYNPIGSVHGGVFATLLDSATGCAVHSTLPVGVGYTSLDLDVKFLRGMSATTGRVTCEGRVVHRGRRVAHAEASITDGAGRLLATATSACLLFDLA, encoded by the coding sequence ATGACCACCACGCCCGAGGAAGCCCGTCGCGAGCGGACCACGACGTGGGAGGACCCGTCGATCAGTGCTGCCCGGCTCGGGCGCGACAGCGGGCTGGCGATGCTCGAGGCGGTCCGGGACGGCCGGCTGCCCGCCGCGCCGATCGCCACGACGGTGGGCTTCGACCTGGACCACGTCGAGGAGGGTCGCGTGGTGTTCTCCCTGGAGCCGGCCGAGCACCACTACAACCCGATCGGGTCGGTGCACGGCGGCGTGTTCGCGACCCTCCTCGACTCGGCCACCGGGTGCGCCGTGCACAGCACGCTGCCGGTGGGGGTCGGCTACACCAGCCTCGACCTGGACGTGAAGTTCTTGCGCGGCATGAGCGCGACCACCGGCCGGGTCACCTGCGAGGGCCGGGTGGTGCACCGCGGCCGCCGGGTCGCGCACGCGGAGGCGTCGATCACCGACGGTGCCGGTCGGCTGCTGGCGACCGCGACCAGCGCCTGCCTGCTGTTCGACCTGGCCTGA
- a CDS encoding CGNR zinc finger domain-containing protein encodes MSATSRFLVEPAPGGLALVQELVNTRPVPPYGVRDLLGTVADARRWTTEAVGSWKVHSAATGGVGRVTSVELVGLRRLRRDLERHLLGEGVPRPVPTTLTAGPDDLLRLQPPGSGVRWLASAVWGEVLLAQRDGRWDRLKVCRNPLCPCAFFDRSRNNSRVWHDVRTCGNVANLRSSRARRRAATS; translated from the coding sequence ATGTCGGCCACGTCACGCTTCCTCGTCGAGCCGGCGCCGGGTGGGCTGGCCCTGGTCCAGGAGCTGGTCAACACCCGCCCGGTCCCGCCGTACGGCGTCCGGGACCTGCTCGGCACCGTCGCCGATGCCCGGCGCTGGACGACGGAGGCCGTCGGGTCGTGGAAGGTGCACTCCGCCGCGACCGGCGGCGTCGGCCGCGTGACCTCGGTCGAGCTGGTCGGCCTGCGCCGCCTGCGACGGGACCTGGAGCGGCACCTGCTCGGCGAGGGCGTCCCGCGTCCCGTGCCGACCACGCTGACGGCCGGCCCGGACGACCTGCTGCGGCTCCAGCCGCCCGGGAGCGGCGTGCGCTGGCTGGCCTCCGCGGTGTGGGGCGAGGTGCTCCTCGCCCAGCGCGACGGCCGGTGGGACCGGCTCAAGGTGTGCCGCAACCCGCTGTGCCCGTGCGCGTTCTTCGACCGGTCGCGCAACAACAGCCGCGTGTGGCACGACGTCCGCACGTGCGGCAACGTCGCCAACCTGCGGTCCTCGCGGGCCCGGCGGAGGGCCGCGACCAGCTGA
- a CDS encoding AEC family transporter: protein MQGVFEGFATIGAIIALGVLLAQLGVLDLAGQQVLSRLSFFVASPALMVTVLGRADVTSVLSKNLVATAAGVLVCGVLYLLAARLVWHHPPAETTIGTLSATYVNAGNLGLPIAAYVLGDAALVAPTLLMQLLVLQPVALAVLDNAVSARRFSWVRAFSRPLTNPLTLGSLLGLALAVTGVSLPMAVQDPLELVGGMAVPSMLIAYGISLRLGPRPGHGTSAVEIGFITVLKLVVQPAAAYGVARLVLGLDGTALLAVTVLAALPTAQNIFVHATRYGRGVVLARDSIFVTTVLSVPAIALVAALLG, encoded by the coding sequence GTGCAGGGGGTGTTCGAGGGCTTCGCCACCATCGGCGCGATCATCGCCCTCGGGGTGCTGCTGGCCCAGCTCGGCGTGCTGGACCTGGCCGGCCAGCAGGTGCTCTCCCGGCTGTCCTTCTTCGTGGCCAGCCCGGCCCTGATGGTGACCGTCCTCGGCCGGGCCGACGTCACGAGCGTGCTGTCGAAGAACCTCGTCGCGACGGCGGCCGGCGTCCTGGTGTGCGGGGTGCTCTACCTGCTCGCGGCCCGGCTCGTCTGGCACCACCCGCCGGCCGAGACGACCATCGGCACGCTCTCGGCCACCTACGTCAACGCCGGGAACCTCGGCCTGCCGATCGCGGCGTACGTCCTCGGTGACGCCGCGCTCGTCGCCCCCACGCTGCTGATGCAGCTGCTGGTCCTGCAACCGGTCGCCCTCGCGGTGCTCGACAACGCGGTGTCCGCACGCCGGTTCTCGTGGGTCCGGGCGTTCAGCCGGCCGCTGACCAACCCGCTCACGCTGGGGTCGCTGCTCGGCCTCGCCCTGGCGGTCACGGGTGTCTCGCTGCCGATGGCGGTGCAGGACCCGCTGGAGCTCGTGGGCGGCATGGCGGTGCCGTCGATGCTGATCGCCTACGGCATCTCGCTGCGGCTGGGTCCCCGGCCGGGGCACGGCACGTCGGCGGTCGAGATCGGCTTCATCACGGTGCTCAAGCTGGTCGTCCAGCCCGCTGCGGCGTACGGCGTGGCGCGGCTCGTGCTCGGCCTCGACGGCACCGCCCTGCTGGCGGTCACGGTGCTCGCGGCCCTGCCGACGGCGCAGAACATCTTCGTGCACGCGACCCGCTACGGCCGCGGGGTCGTGCTCGCGCGGGACTCGATCTTCGTGACCACGGTGCTGTCGGTGCCGGCGATCGCCCTGGTCGCCGCGCTGCTCGGCTGA
- a CDS encoding LURP-one-related/scramblase family protein yields MRGRRQERHEDDWVHYKMRQRLVSIGDDFWIEDDAGERVFKVDGKALRLRKTLVLEDVDGHKLAKIQEKMLRIKDAMEVEDADGHRMAMVKKALISPLRERWSVEVEDGPDLHIKGNIVDHEYTFTAEDTPVASVSKQWFRVADTYGVAVEPGQDPVVVLAATVALDMMAHEHR; encoded by the coding sequence ATGCGAGGCAGGCGACAGGAGCGCCACGAGGACGACTGGGTGCACTACAAGATGCGCCAGCGCCTGGTGTCGATCGGTGACGACTTCTGGATCGAGGACGACGCCGGCGAGCGGGTCTTCAAGGTGGACGGCAAGGCGCTGCGCCTGCGCAAGACGCTCGTCCTGGAGGACGTGGACGGGCACAAGCTCGCCAAGATCCAGGAGAAGATGCTCCGCATCAAGGACGCCATGGAGGTCGAGGACGCCGACGGGCACCGGATGGCCATGGTCAAGAAGGCGCTGATCAGCCCGCTCAGGGAGCGCTGGTCCGTCGAGGTCGAGGACGGCCCGGACCTCCACATCAAGGGCAACATCGTCGACCACGAGTACACGTTCACCGCCGAGGACACCCCGGTGGCCTCGGTCTCCAAGCAGTGGTTCCGGGTGGCCGACACCTACGGCGTGGCGGTCGAGCCCGGGCAGGACCCGGTCGTCGTGCTGGCCGCCACGGTCGCGCTCGACATGATGGCCCACGAGCACCGCTGA
- a CDS encoding HU family DNA-binding protein has product MTADNRPIPLQERHSVNKREFVDAIIEKTGWSRRESELALATVLDTISDSVANGDKVTLPGFGTFEKRERAAREGRNPQTGAVVKIKKTNVPAFKAGATLKTYVAASKKDQAAFRKNRG; this is encoded by the coding sequence ATGACGGCCGACAACCGCCCCATCCCTCTGCAGGAAAGGCATTCAGTGAACAAGAGAGAGTTCGTCGACGCCATCATCGAGAAGACCGGCTGGTCGCGGCGCGAGTCCGAGCTCGCCCTCGCCACCGTGCTCGACACCATCAGCGACTCGGTCGCGAACGGTGACAAGGTGACGCTGCCCGGCTTCGGCACCTTCGAGAAGCGCGAGCGGGCGGCGCGTGAGGGCCGCAACCCGCAGACCGGTGCGGTGGTCAAGATCAAGAAGACCAACGTGCCCGCGTTCAAGGCCGGTGCCACCCTGAAGACGTACGTCGCGGCCTCGAAGAAGGACCAGGCCGCGTTCCGCAAGAACCGGGGCTGA
- a CDS encoding SsgA family sporulation/cell division regulator has protein sequence MRDSSADHTFVSHTVEAELIGSDDLTTLLGAELQYHPSDPYAATMVLSTPTGPVVWVFGRDLLIDGLGEPTGDGDVHVWPSLDTNGRAVVLIELCSPEGAALVQLRSGDLARFTDRVVALVAPGSESAHVDVDASIAALLPTP, from the coding sequence ATGCGGGACTCTTCCGCCGACCACACCTTCGTCTCCCACACCGTGGAGGCCGAGCTGATCGGATCCGACGACCTCACCACCCTCCTGGGTGCCGAGCTGCAGTACCACCCCTCCGACCCGTACGCCGCGACGATGGTGCTCAGCACCCCCACCGGGCCCGTGGTCTGGGTGTTCGGCCGCGACCTCCTTATCGACGGGCTCGGCGAGCCGACCGGCGACGGGGACGTGCACGTCTGGCCGTCCCTCGACACGAACGGCCGCGCCGTGGTCCTCATCGAGCTGTGCTCGCCCGAGGGTGCCGCGCTCGTCCAGCTGCGGTCCGGGGACCTGGCCCGCTTCACCGACCGGGTGGTGGCGCTCGTGGCACCCGGCAGCGAGTCGGCGCACGTCGACGTGGACGCCAGCATCGCGGCCCTGCTGCCCACGCCCTGA